The Methanosarcina acetivorans C2A genome includes the window TTTTACTCACTCTGCTATTGTTTTAGACTGTAATGACTTCTTACATGTATCTACACTCTCGAGAAGCCTTCGTATTCACAAAAATTCCCTTTCCCTTGCCTTTTTCTTTAGTTTACCCGGATGTTATTCTCTTAACTCCTCACAAGACACAAACCTCACATTTTTCCCTACAGGTAGTAATTTTCAAACCCCCTTATTTCCACTGGAATCTACAGGTAAACAAATACTCTTTTTCCGGTGTATACAATAGCAGGTTCCTGATCTGGTAAACTTTCAATGGAAGGAAAACTTATTTTGAAAAAAAAGTTCATATTGTTGAAAGTCTCACATCCATCTATTTAGATTGAAGTTCCTGATAAGGTCAATGCAATTCCGGACATATCCTGACAGGGGTTTCGGAGATGTCTCTAATAAGTTCCGGGGGCATCATTCAAAAGTTGTAATTCTATGTGAACAAAATAACGAAAAAAGATTAAAAAGGCTTATCCTGTCAAGGCTTTTCGGCTAAGGCCTTTCGGCTAAGGTTTTTTGGTTAAGGCCTATTGGTTAAGGTCTATTGGTTAAGACTTACCCAATCAAGGTTTACTCAGTTAAAAACACCGGAGCGAGTCGAGTTGAAACTTAAAAATCTGGTTAGGTATTCTTCGCTTTTTCTAAAGCTGAGTTGAGTTTCTAAGGTCAACTCCTCACTTTTGTTCGTTAAATCTCTTAAGAAGGATTTTTCCTGAAAAAGAGCTGCTCCTCCATTTCTGATGGAAGGGTAAGGGAAAATTCCTGAATGGTAAATTTCCCGCTCCCTCATATCTGAAATTCGGATTTTACTTAAGTCCATTCGAAACTCAGATTTTATTTAAGTTAATTAGTTTCAAAATTTATTTTAATAAATTACCTTGTTTACCTTAAACATTCAGGTGTCAGACATTGCTGCCCAGTTTTATCACTTCTTCTGTGGTCATGCCTTCGTGAACGATCTTTGCAATTCTCCGCACAAGGCCTGTGGGGTCTTCTGCCTGGAAAACGTTTCTTCCGATTGCGACACCCCTGCCACCTGCTTCAAGAGAGCCTTCGATCATTTCCAGCAGTTCCTTTTCCGAGCCCATCTTGGGCCCGCCTGCAATAATCACAGGTACGGGACATCCACTGACAACCTCTTTGAAAGTTTCAGGGCTTCCGGTGTAGTTTGTTTTAACGATATCTGCTCCGAGCTCGGCCCCGATTCTGGCTGCGTGTTTTACAACATCCACGTCGTATTCGGAACGGACCTTTTTCCCGCGCGGATACATCATTGCAAGGAGGGGGATTCCCCATTCATCGCATTTTCCTGCAACATAACCGAGATCCTGCAGCATTTCAAATTCGTCCTCAGCCCCTATGTTAATGTGGACCGAGACGGCATCAGCTCCGACTTTTATGGCTTCTTCCACAGTCGTTACAAGCACTTTATGGTTCGGGTCAAGAGCAAGAGATGTTGAAGCTGAGAGGTGGATTATAAGGCCCACATCGTGCCCGTATCCTCTGTGCCCGTGTTTGGCAAGCCCCATATGCCCGAGAACGGCATTGGCCCCCCCCTCTGCAACCTTATTTACAGCTTCCTGAAGGTTTGTAAGCCCTGAAATTGGACCGGCCCCGACTCCATGGTCCATGGGAATGATAATAGCATTACCTGTATTCCTGTTGAAAATACGCTCAATCCTTACGGATTTCCCTATAGTACTCATAGGCTTTGATATACAAATCAGATGATATATACTTTATCTATATATTTTCGACAGACCCCCTTCTCCGGCCTTCTAAACACTGTCCTCTTTCCCGGAGGTCAATCCCGAAAATCATTTTGTATTTTCGTTCTGGTATACTCCGGAATAACCTTCTTCTACTTCGCTGTTAAGAGTATAGAAAAGGAGCTGCATGATCCTGGCGTTTTTCTTCAGCCTGAAGCCTGCGGAGTTGTAAACTACAAGCATGGATTCGCTTCGCCCCCTGTACCCGGCATCCCATACCGCGGTTTCAAGGGTTGCCCCGCAGCGAATGAGGCTTGACCTGGGTTTTGCAATTGCAGCCAGGTTCATGGGAATATTTACGATTTCATTAAATATTACTTTATAAATCCCTTTGGGTAGATGGATCCAGTCGTCGTCCTCAAACTCAAGAGGTTTTGCGTCGGGAACCTTTCTTTCAGAGTTGTCAAAGTCGACAGCTCCGACACCCTCTATTGTCTTAATCTCTTTCAGGGTAAGTTCAAGCCCGTTTGGCTGGATCTGGGTTTCGATATCAACTGCATTTTCAAGCAAATGAGGAGTTGCCTGTATAAGTTTTCTCAGTTCATTGCTGGATAGGAGAGTCATTGGAAACTGTAATTGTAAAGATTCTTTATTATCATTTCGGACTTCCTCTTCTCTCTCACTTATTTTTATATTGACTATTATTATTATTTTAACTATTATTCTGTACAAGTATTTATGAAAAGGTTTATTGTTTTTGGGTTAATTAGTAGTTAAATTAGTAGGTAAAATATAGTATCTGTTATATGGTCTTGACGACGTCTTGATAATCTCTTGATATATCTGGATAGTATTCTTTATCGTGTTTGATATAAGGGCTTAATAAGAGGCTGCTAAAAATGAAAAAGAGACTGCTCACGTATGGGATTGTTTCTACTTTTTTCCTGGTTTTGATCACAGGCTTTGCTCTGGCTTCAACTACAGATGCCTGTTCCCAGGAGATCACAATTACTGAAAACTCCGGAGAAAATCTAACAGGCTATCAGGTTCCCATTTATTTGGACTCTTCTAACTTTAATTTCTCGCAGGCAAATGAAGATGGTTCTGACCTTCGTTTTTCTTCCGGAGGTCGAAGTCTTAATTACTGGATTGAAACCTGGGATCCGGAGGCCGAAAAGGCTCTTATCTGGGTCAGGATTCCCTTCCTGCTTGCGAACAGCAACATTACGCTGCTTATGAAGTGCGGAGATTCGGAGGTCACGGCAGTTAGCAGCGGAGAAGAAACCTTTGATTTTTTCGATGGCTTTGAGGACGATAAACTCCAGAGCCTTTTATGGAGATCCGAAAGTGCCGGGGGAGGTCTTGTTGAAGTTGAAGATGGCATATGTAAAGTTTCAGCTCCCAAGGTACATGCTTATGATTCCTCCATGATCTACAGCAAAGCCAGCTTTGACATAAATTCCATGTTCGTGGTCAAAAGAATGAAGGTTACCACAGGAAAGGATGAGAGAGGCCCTCTGCTAAGGCAGGGTTTCATAGATCAGATTAGCAGTAAGAAAAACGAAATCCAGCACGAAACCGAGCTTGCCAATGAAACCCGTGTGAGTTGGGAAACTTCTAACAGAAAGGAAAGGTACAACTCTTTTGATCTTACCAATGTCCGCGTGCCTGAAGGGGAATGGTACACCTCGGGAATTGCTTGGTACGAAGAAAACGATAATCGCAGCATTGCCTGGTTTAAGGACGGGGTTCGGGATACAAAGATGGACTATACTTCAAGTGAGTATGTTACGAACATCCCGATGCATATTTATCTTTATGCAGCTTCTTACTCCGATGCTTCGAAGAACACCGGCTATATGGCTGTAGACTATGTTTTTGTCCGTAAATTCGTGAACCCCGAACCAACTGTCACATTTGCTTCGGCCCAGATCGAAGACAAAACCCCGGAAGAAACTATTTCGGGCTCTGAAACTTCCGCCGAGAACGAAACTATTTCGGACTCTGAAACTTCTACCGAGAACGAGACTCCTGTTTCTGAGGTTTCGGTTTCTGAAGAATCCTCTGAAATCCCGGCACAGATGGAGGAAAACCAGAGTGCAAACGCAACTAATGCCCCCGAACCTCTGTTCCCCAGATACAGTGTCAGTGTTTCGGGCATTAAACTTTCTTCCCCATACAGGTTCGATTTCCCTGCACTTTCAAAAGATTTTGACTCATCCCGAATCGATACAATCTTCCTGAACATGAGCGGGGAAGATGTCTGGCAGTACGAGCGCTTTGTAAAGATGGCTCACGAGGAAGGAACGACCGTGCATGCAGTGCTTTTTGAAGAACTTGACTGCACGGAAGAAAGAGCCACGAACAGCTCCCTGGCTTCCCTGGATGCCATCCTTGACTATAACGAAAAGTCGCTTGCACCTTTTGATGGGATCAACATCTACATGAAATCGTCCAATGATTCTGAAGAGGGCTGTATGGACTATGTAACCCTTCTTGAGGCTGCAGAAAAGAAAGCCGGAGACAAAGTGTCCATTTCAGCAAGTCTTCCTCCCGGTTATGATACGTCAAACGTTGAAGAAATCGCTCCTCTGGTAGATTTCTTCGTTGTCAGGGCTTATGACCGTGAGAAGAAAAACCTCACCTCCGAATCCGATATTGTTGATGCTATTGCACTTGAGATGGGAGAAATCAGAGGTGTGAACTCAAAAGGAATAATTGAAATTTCCGTAGATGAGGGCTTTGAGGACAAGTATTCGATACAGAACCTCTTTGCCACCCTTGCGGAATACTATGCCAATGATTCGGCTTTTATGGGAGTTTCAATTTCTAACTATGATACCTATAAAGCCCTGCCTGTGAAAGCCGAACCCGAAGAAGAAAAATCGCCACTGCCTGGATTTGAAACGCTTTCTGTTTTGCTTTCAGGGCTTGGAGCGTTTGCTCTCCTTAAAGCGAGGAAAAATTGAGCAAAATCAGGAAAATAAAAGATTGATTAAGATTAAGGCAAAAAGAGAATAAAGTAGTGAGAAAAGAGTGAAGGGAATTTTTTCCTTTTTTATCTATTTTTCCTCTTCTTCCTTTTTTCCATTTTTTTCCTCTTCTTCCTTTTTTCCATTTTTTTCCTCTTTTTCCTTTGGCATGAAAGTATTTTCAATCACTTTCATTTATTTTTGCCTTTTATTCGAAGAATATCATGTGTGTTTTATCTGTTTTTCCCCTTTCTTCTTTTTTTATCTGTTTTTCCTCTTCTCCTTCCTTTCTTTCTATTTATTTTTGTCCTGTTTCTGCCTTTTATTTCATTTATTTCTTTTCTCTCATTGCCCTCATTTCTTTCATTTGCATTGCGTGGAGTTTCATTGCTTCGTCGTTCTACAGCTTGAACCTGTGTGCAGAGTGCTGAACAGTGTTCCAAATATCCGGATTCGATTTAGGTTGATAGGGGCATGAAGGCTGAGCATGTTATTATTATCAATTAATTATTATTTTTCAATATACTGCTATTTATAATATCTAATAATATTATATTTCAATAACTTTTGCCCTATTGCATTTCTGGGCAGGAAATATTTTCAAGCCGTATATCTGGGAGTTTTGTCGGGGGTAAATCCTGCCTGAACAAGAGGGGATAAAAAACCTGAACAAAAACCCTTTCTGACAAAGAACCTGCAAATCATGCAGCCAGAGTCTGTATGAAGCAGGGGGAAAGTCCGGATAGTGGTTTGAGCTTTACATCAACTAAAATGGAGTTGGGGGAAGTAGTTTGATTAAGTACCGAAAATTCGGAGTGCTTACTTTAAGCCTGATGATTTTATCCGTGTTTGCAGTGTTATGTGGGACTGCCTTATCCGAAGAAAATGATTCGATTGAAGATGTGCCTGCCCTGCCGCTTATCCTGCGTGGCGGGCTAAATGTAGATGGAAACCCTGTCTCGGAGGGCTCTGAGATTCTGGCATATTATGACGGAGAGCTAATTGCAAAAAGTACTGTCGGAGAAGAGGGCAAATACAGCCTGAACCTGAATCTCACTCCCGAAAATTACACTAATCTCGGGGATGTGGAACTCTATATCTATGAAAATAATTCCAGTTTTAAGATCCCTGTCTCTGAAATTGAAGCTGTAAACAAAACTGCCGGGTCGATCTCTGAAATTGATCTTGAAGTTTCAGCTTCCTCTGCGGACAATGATACGAGTTCGAGCAGTACGAGTTCGAGTGGCAGCGGCGATTCGGTAGGGGAAGTTAAAATTGTGACAAAAGATTCTGACTCTGGTGATTCCGCAGAAGATGATTCCGCAGAAGAGAGTTCCACAGAAGAAGGAGACTCCCAGAAAACCAGTTCTGCAGAAGGAGTAACTGAAAGTTCTGTTGGTATGTCCGATCCTGTTTCTCAAGCAGATGAGGGGGAAACCGAAAGTACCGAAGAATCAGGCTATTCAACATTCTTTACAGGGTTGCTTTTTATTACAGCACTTCTTGGAGCGTTCTATGTAATTAAAAAGTAATCTGGATAACTGGTTAAAATATGCGGAATTCTCTTTTTCTCTTTTTTATTTTTTTATTTGGAGCGTTCTATACAAACTTATGTATTTTTTTACACAAGAGAAACTTTTTTATCCTGATCCGTCGTTTATACTTTTGCTCAAAAACGTTCAGCAACTTATTTAAAATTTGATGGGGGTTCTAACATTAAAGTTCTCGGATTGGTGGGTAGTCCTAAGATCGATGGTAATACCTCAAGACTTGTGAATGCAGTTCTCGAGGGGGCTGCGGAAAAGGGGGCAGAAACTGTAGTTTATAACATAGCTTCTCTTGACATCAAAGGCTGTGATGCCTGCGGCAGGTGCCAGGAACAAGGCTGCTGCGTTATAAATGATGATATGCAGGAACTTTACCGTGAAATTCAGGCAGCCGATGTTATTGTACTCGGTTCTCCTGTGTATATGTGGCAGGTGACAGCCCAGACAAAACTCCTTATCGACCGCATGACAGCTTTCTTAAGGCCAAATTTTTCGAGCAGGCTTGAACATAAAAAACTAATCCTTGTCTTCTCTCAGGGAATTCAGGACAGGGATGCCTTTAAACCGTATTTCGAATATACAGCAGGTCTTCTCTATTATCTGGGCTTTGATGTTCTTGATACAATCATTGCAGCAGGCACGGATAAACTTGAAGTTGCATTCAGGCCCAAGTTGCTGGAGAATGCAAAGGATCTCGGGAGATTAATCTCGGTTTCGAACCTTCCAGGTCTGGAGTATAGCACGATCGAATTAAGCCGGACTCCTTCACTATAAATTTCTTTATCTTTTTTTCAGTAAAGACTGGTTAACCTCAAATTTTTTGAGGGAATATTTTATACCTCGGTTAGCCAATCTATTTTATTACTTTTCATTTTCTTTTTCGGAGGAAGATTTTTGATGAGAGTTTTAGGATTAATCGGAAGCCCCAGAGTAGACGGAAACACCACAAAGCTTGTAAATGCAATTCTTGAAGGAGCTGCAGAAAATGGCGCTGAAACAAAGGCCTATAATCTTTCCAGAATGGATCTCAACCCTTGCAAGGGCTGCATGACCTGCAAGATCAATGGCAAATGCGTGATCGATGACGATATGCAACAGCTTTATGATGAAATCCAGGAAACTGACGCTATTGTGCTCGGCTCTCCTCTTTATATGTGGGAAGTCACTGCCCAGACAAAACTCTTTATAGACCGTCTGATCGCCTTCATTAATCCTGATTTTTCCACCCGGCTTAAGGGGTCCAAGAAACTCGTCCTCGCCTATACTCAGGGCAACCCCGATCCGAATACCTTCAAACAGTACTTCGATTATATGGAAGGGCTCTTCTCTTTCATCCACCTCGATGTCCAGGGCAGTATAGTCGCAGCCGGCACCCACGCCCCTGAAGATATTCTTCAACAGCCGGATATCCTTGAAAAAGCAAAAGAAATCGGAAAGAGCCTTTAAAAAAGTAAAAACCGATAAATCAGTTAAATCATTCTTTACCGGACTTTTTCTCTGTGGGAGTTCTATTTCCCATTTCCAGTTTTTTTGATTTTTTTCTTCACACGTTATTCTTCACACGTTATTCTTCACACGTTATTCTTCACATGTTATTGAACTCTTCAGGATATTCCACAACCCCACCTGCACCTTCGAGAGCTCCTGTCCTTAACTCTAGCGCCACGAACACTTCAGCCGGCGCCCCGAAGAGCTCTTTTATTCCCCATTTTCCCATCGGCTCAAACCCGAACTTCGGGTAATACTCGGGATGCCCGAGGACTATGACAGAATCGTATTCGGGCCTCGGGCAGCCTTCAGCCCTTCTTTTACGAACTCGCCTCCAATACCCTGTTTCTGGAACTCAGGCAGGACTGCTACCGGGGTAAGTGAAAATAGTCTCTTTTTTCCTCCCCGGTCTTTTTTCATTCCGGACCTGTCCTCTTAATTAGCAGGATTTATATGTTTGATATATTCATTTAAATAAAGTTTAAGGATCTCAGTTTGACCCTCAATCTCAATTTTATCCTTCCCCCAAAAAATGATATAAAACGGAGTCTTCACTCATGATCCCTCTTTTAAATGCAGGAAAAATAGCTCTTGGGAGCATTAAAAGTGCAAAGATGCGTTCAACCCTTACCGTGCTTGGAATTGTTATCGGAGTTGCGGCTGTAATTGCCAATGTGTCCCTCGGGGCAAGCTTCAACCAGCATTTTACGAATGAGGTTTCGAACCTCGGTTCAAATTTCATTTACATTCAGGGAATGCAACCCAAGCTCTTCTATGATAACCAGCTGAAGATTGTTGAAAATACGCCGGGAATTTCCGGGGTTTCGCCTTTGAAGTCCCAGGCTGCCGAAGTCACGTACATGTCCGAGACCAAAAGTATCATGGTAAGCGGAGTAGGGGAAGCTTATGACGAGGTTGCAAATACCCAGATCGGGAAAGGCACTTTTATCAATGACAATGATAGGTATGTTGCAATTGTCGGGTACGATATTGCAAACGAGAAGTTCGGCAGGAACCTTTCGGTCCGGAATTCCATAGATATGACATTCAGGGTAGGGGAAGACGAGAAAATCACAAAAACCTTCAAGGTTAAGGGAATTATCCAGAACCCGGAAAACACCATGGTCCAGGCGTACAACGATAACGAAGCTATCCTGATCCCCATTGATGTCATGAACGAGATTCTTGGCGAAAAGGACTATGGAGGGGTTTTTGCAATGGCTGAAGACCCTGCGGCTATTCAGGAGACCTCGGATGAGGTGGACCGACGGCTTGCCCGGAGCTTCGGGATTTCCGAGAGGGAGCTTGACGACAAAGATTCCCGGCCTTACATGCTCGTTAACCAGGCTGAGATTTTGGAGCAGACTGACATGATGGCAGCAGCCCTCAGTTCTTTCCTGACTGCAGTTGCCCTGATTTCCCTCCTGGTAGGGTCAATCGGGATCATGAACATCATGCTGGTAAGCGTTACCGAAAGGACAAGGGAGATAGGAGTACTCAAATCTCTCGGCTTCACAGGTTTTGACATCCTTTTTCTTTTCATGGTCGAGTCAATCCTGCTCGGAGTCTTCGGGGGAATTCTCGGAGGGGCTGTCGGAATTGCAGGTGCGTACAGCGTAGAAAGCCTCCTCAACCTGCCTGTGGTCTTTCCTTTAAGCCTGATCTTTGCAGGTTTTATAGTTGCTGTTGCAGTTGGTTTTGTTTCCGGCGTCTATCCCGCAAGAAAAGCTGCTAAAATGAAGCCTGTAGACTCGCTCAGATACGAATAAGATTCCCTGAACTTATGATTTTCTGAACTTATGATTTTCTGAACTTATAATTCCCGGAACTAATCTCAAGTTATTGAACAAAGAGCTTGAAAACTATCAGGGACAGAACAAAAAGCCCAAGCCCTATCTGGATAAGGACTTTCCCCCGTTCAAAAGGATCGCTTCTGGCTTTCACTGCTCCATAGCTTAGCTGCCCCAGGCCGGGTCCTGTAGGGAATATAAGAGGCCAGGCGTAAGCCCAGCTTTCCGTGTCTCCTGTCCCGTATTGGTAGAAGAGGATCAGGCCAAACATGTTAAGAGTCCAGCTGAAAGAAGCAATCCACTCTCCAATACCTCCCTCGGCTTCCAGGGAGGTAGCAAAGAGATACATTCCTGAGACAACGAGATAAAACGGGAGAGTAAACTTTCCCAGGTAGATCTTCCTGGTAACTACCAGGACAAACACAACCGTAAGAATGAGAAATACAAGGGCAGCTACTATTATGCTGTGGTTTTTTCTCTTCCCCTGGTTTTCCTCCATGGCCCCCCGACTCACGAGTTTTATTCATTCAATGCAGTTAGGTTGAATAGTTATATACTAATCTTTATACTTCTTCGGCATATAATAATCTAATAATCTCTAATAGTACACAATGTCCCTCCGTCAGGAGAATTCAGGCTTTTTCCTGAACCAAAGGACGATAGTCTTTTCCGGCATAATTGAGTTATGTGCATAAAGGGGGTCTGCAACTGGCACAGAACAAAATCGAAAAGTCCGAAGAGGAGTGGAAAAAGATTCTTACTCCTGAGCAATATCACGTTTTGAGGCAGAAAGGCACGGAAAAGCCCTTTTCCGGCAATCTGTACTATAACAAAGAAAAAGGGGTCTATACCTGTGCTGCCTGCGGGCAGGAACTTTTTTCGTCCGATACCAAATTTGAATCCGGAACCGGCTGGCCAAGTTTCTATGATGCGATTTCCAGTGACAAAGTCAGGCTCAAGGAAGATAACAGTTATTTCATGCACAGGATCGAAGTGGTCTGCTCCCGATGCGGAAGCCACCTAGGACATGTTTTTGAAGACGGACCTGTCCCAACAGGGAAACGTTACTGCATCAATTCCGTTTCTCTCGGTTTCGAGAAAGAAGAAGAAGCAGAAAGGGAAGAGAAATAATAAGAGTAATAGGCGAGATCGGAAGAATTGAGAGTAAGAGAACAATAGATAAAGCAATAGACGAAGTCGGAAATTAAGAGAAGCAGTAGAGACATTAAGAGAAATAGTAAGAAAAGAAGTAATTGGGACGGTAAGAGAAAAAAGAAAAAATTGAGTAAAATCCGGAAAGTATACACAGGAAACTGGAATTTCAAGTCAGCTTTAGATCCGGCTAAAGGAGGTCATGGTAAGTTTGAACCTGACGAAAAGGCAAGCCGAAGTTGGTGGGTTTTTAGTTTTTCTGTTCTTTTACCTTGTTTTTTTCAACCTGGTATTCCACTTTAAAGGCCCTGGTTACCCTATTTACGCCCCGGGAACTCTTATCTTTGCTTT containing:
- a CDS encoding flavodoxin family protein, whose translation is MKVLGLVGSPKIDGNTSRLVNAVLEGAAEKGAETVVYNIASLDIKGCDACGRCQEQGCCVINDDMQELYREIQAADVIVLGSPVYMWQVTAQTKLLIDRMTAFLRPNFSSRLEHKKLILVFSQGIQDRDAFKPYFEYTAGLLYYLGFDVLDTIIAAGTDKLEVAFRPKLLENAKDLGRLISVSNLPGLEYSTIELSRTPSL
- a CDS encoding DUF2341 domain-containing protein; translation: MKKRLLTYGIVSTFFLVLITGFALASTTDACSQEITITENSGENLTGYQVPIYLDSSNFNFSQANEDGSDLRFSSGGRSLNYWIETWDPEAEKALIWVRIPFLLANSNITLLMKCGDSEVTAVSSGEETFDFFDGFEDDKLQSLLWRSESAGGGLVEVEDGICKVSAPKVHAYDSSMIYSKASFDINSMFVVKRMKVTTGKDERGPLLRQGFIDQISSKKNEIQHETELANETRVSWETSNRKERYNSFDLTNVRVPEGEWYTSGIAWYEENDNRSIAWFKDGVRDTKMDYTSSEYVTNIPMHIYLYAASYSDASKNTGYMAVDYVFVRKFVNPEPTVTFASAQIEDKTPEETISGSETSAENETISDSETSTENETPVSEVSVSEESSEIPAQMEENQSANATNAPEPLFPRYSVSVSGIKLSSPYRFDFPALSKDFDSSRIDTIFLNMSGEDVWQYERFVKMAHEEGTTVHAVLFEELDCTEERATNSSLASLDAILDYNEKSLAPFDGINIYMKSSNDSEEGCMDYVTLLEAAEKKAGDKVSISASLPPGYDTSNVEEIAPLVDFFVVRAYDREKKNLTSESDIVDAIALEMGEIRGVNSKGIIEISVDEGFEDKYSIQNLFATLAEYYANDSAFMGVSISNYDTYKALPVKAEPEEEKSPLPGFETLSVLLSGLGAFALLKARKN
- a CDS encoding 2-amino-3,7-dideoxy-D-threo-hept-6-ulosonate synthase, which encodes MSTIGKSVRIERIFNRNTGNAIIIPMDHGVGAGPISGLTNLQEAVNKVAEGGANAVLGHMGLAKHGHRGYGHDVGLIIHLSASTSLALDPNHKVLVTTVEEAIKVGADAVSVHINIGAEDEFEMLQDLGYVAGKCDEWGIPLLAMMYPRGKKVRSEYDVDVVKHAARIGAELGADIVKTNYTGSPETFKEVVSGCPVPVIIAGGPKMGSEKELLEMIEGSLEAGGRGVAIGRNVFQAEDPTGLVRRIAKIVHEGMTTEEVIKLGSNV
- a CDS encoding deoxyuridine 5'-triphosphate nucleotidohydrolase yields the protein MTLLSSNELRKLIQATPHLLENAVDIETQIQPNGLELTLKEIKTIEGVGAVDFDNSERKVPDAKPLEFEDDDWIHLPKGIYKVIFNEIVNIPMNLAAIAKPRSSLIRCGATLETAVWDAGYRGRSESMLVVYNSAGFRLKKNARIMQLLFYTLNSEVEEGYSGVYQNENTK
- a CDS encoding flavodoxin family protein — translated: MRVLGLIGSPRVDGNTTKLVNAILEGAAENGAETKAYNLSRMDLNPCKGCMTCKINGKCVIDDDMQQLYDEIQETDAIVLGSPLYMWEVTAQTKLFIDRLIAFINPDFSTRLKGSKKLVLAYTQGNPDPNTFKQYFDYMEGLFSFIHLDVQGSIVAAGTHAPEDILQQPDILEKAKEIGKSL
- a CDS encoding ABC transporter permease: MIPLLNAGKIALGSIKSAKMRSTLTVLGIVIGVAAVIANVSLGASFNQHFTNEVSNLGSNFIYIQGMQPKLFYDNQLKIVENTPGISGVSPLKSQAAEVTYMSETKSIMVSGVGEAYDEVANTQIGKGTFINDNDRYVAIVGYDIANEKFGRNLSVRNSIDMTFRVGEDEKITKTFKVKGIIQNPENTMVQAYNDNEAILIPIDVMNEILGEKDYGGVFAMAEDPAAIQETSDEVDRRLARSFGISERELDDKDSRPYMLVNQAEILEQTDMMAAALSSFLTAVALISLLVGSIGIMNIMLVSVTERTREIGVLKSLGFTGFDILFLFMVESILLGVFGGILGGAVGIAGAYSVESLLNLPVVFPLSLIFAGFIVAVAVGFVSGVYPARKAAKMKPVDSLRYE
- the msrB gene encoding peptide-methionine (R)-S-oxide reductase MsrB, with amino-acid sequence MAQNKIEKSEEEWKKILTPEQYHVLRQKGTEKPFSGNLYYNKEKGVYTCAACGQELFSSDTKFESGTGWPSFYDAISSDKVRLKEDNSYFMHRIEVVCSRCGSHLGHVFEDGPVPTGKRYCINSVSLGFEKEEEAEREEK
- a CDS encoding N-acetyltransferase, giving the protein MGKWGIKELFGAPAEVFVALELRTGALEGAGGVVEYPEEFNNM